GTCTGCGGGCACCAGCTGTGTGGTACCGTTTAGGGTTTCAACACTCATGAAATTAATGGTTTATGACAAGTTAACGGATCTGAATTCAATTCAATTAAAATACGGTTTTCGGGATTGTTATTCCACAGAACGGAAAGGTTTTTACAGGCTTGCAATGCCCTTTATTACACAGAAAACCGCTTCCAAGATGGATTTAAAAGGTCAGCAGCTTAATAAATACCTAAAACGGTATCCGGTCCTGAACGCTGCGTCTTTCGCAACTAAGCTAAACTTTCTTCAGCCGGATAACACTTACACCGCCCTGCTTCATTCTCAAAAAAGGCCACTATCAGATGTTGCGGCGGTAGATACGATAGGTTTTTTCACGCCAGCCGCCGATTTTCTCGGCTACCCGAATCATGTCGGTATTGGTTTCCAGCAGCCAGCTCAGTTCTGAGGCGTTATAGCCCTTAGCCAGTCCTTTAACAATAGCTTCCCGGTGCAGCAGGGCGTCTATGCCTTTGCCCCTGTATTCGGGAATGACCCCCATAAGCGCAGTTCGGATACGGTTAATTTTTCTCCGGTACCACAGCAGCTTAAAAATGCCGAAGGGCAGCAACCGCCCGTTGCGGATGTGCCGGAATGCCTGATTCATGTCCGGCAGGGCGACGGAAAATCCAACAGCTTTGCCCTTAATTTCGGCAATGTGCGCAATATCCTTATCAATAATCAGCTTGAGGTCTTTCGCAATATGGTCAAACTCTTCTTCGCTTACCGGGCTAAAGCCCCAGTTGTCTTTCCAGGCCTGATTAAAAATATCGCGAATGATACGGACTTCGTTTCCGAAATCTGACAGGTTCACAGGTCGTATACTCAGGTCCGGCATACGCTTGCGCACGATGGCTTCCGCTCTGTTAATCCGGTCGAGTGCCACATTTTTTTCATCGACAACATAGGCGAACAGGTCAATTTCCTTTTCCATCCCGGCCTCGGTGAGCAGCTTGTCGTAATACTTTTTGGTCCACGGCATCATAACGTAAGGCTCCGTCTCATGTCCGTCAACCAGCATACCCAGCTCATACATGAAGCCGGGATTTATAGGACCAATCATTTTATTCATGCCCCGCTCCCTAAGCCAGTCTGTAGCTACTTCAACTAACAGTTTAACCAGATAGGGATCATTCTGACTTTCAAAAAAACCAAAGAAGCCGGTCTGCTGCTTTTGGAAAGTATTCCAGGACCGGTTGATAAAAACTGCAATACGGCCACATACCTGATCATTCTTTTCTGCCAGGAAGTAAGCGTGCGCTACATCTGCAAAATACGGGTTTTTATTCGCGTCGAGCAGATCCCGCTGCTGAATATAAAGAGGCGCAACCCAGTTTTCGTCGGTTGCATAATGATCATAAGGGAATTGTAAGAAAGCCTTCATTTGAGAAGGCTCTGACACATAGCTGATCCCGTACATCGGTCGGAATTAGGGGATGAATGAAAGAAAGGATACTTACTTACACTTATGTTGCTGCATTACGCCGGCCTGTCCTGCTCAGGCAGGTGCTTCTACCAAAGACTGACCGTTTTTATCAATAATGCCGTGTTTCACGCCGATGGTGTGAAAAGCTTCAAGAATGGCATCAAGCTGATCGTCGGTATGCGTAGCGCTGTAGCTTGTCCGAATCAGGGACTGACCCGCAGGCACAGCCGGTGGAACCACAGCATTGGCATACACGCCTGCTTCAAACAGGTCTTTCCAGAACTGAAAACAGCTCATCATATCGCCGATAACAACAGGAATAATGGGCGTACTGCTCGTCCAAACATTGAATCCGAGTTTACTGAGACCTTTCCGCATGTAGTTTGAAATATACTCCAGCCTTTCCAGGCGCCAGGGCTCCGTTTGCAAAATTTCAAGGGCTTTGAGCACTGTTGCGGCATTGGCCGGTGGCATGGACGC
This genomic stretch from Cyclonatronum proteinivorum harbors:
- a CDS encoding GNAT family N-acetyltransferase translates to MYGISYVSEPSQMKAFLQFPYDHYATDENWVAPLYIQQRDLLDANKNPYFADVAHAYFLAEKNDQVCGRIAVFINRSWNTFQKQQTGFFGFFESQNDPYLVKLLVEVATDWLRERGMNKMIGPINPGFMYELGMLVDGHETEPYVMMPWTKKYYDKLLTEAGMEKEIDLFAYVVDEKNVALDRINRAEAIVRKRMPDLSIRPVNLSDFGNEVRIIRDIFNQAWKDNWGFSPVSEEEFDHIAKDLKLIIDKDIAHIAEIKGKAVGFSVALPDMNQAFRHIRNGRLLPFGIFKLLWYRRKINRIRTALMGVIPEYRGKGIDALLHREAIVKGLAKGYNASELSWLLETNTDMIRVAEKIGGWREKTYRIYRRNI